Proteins from a single region of Orcinus orca chromosome 20, mOrcOrc1.1, whole genome shotgun sequence:
- the C20H16orf74 gene encoding uncharacterized protein C16orf74 homolog isoform X1 — translation MAMIRTGLGSGSRPVGFIHSEPCFEYLLRVTHPGHSSEQSKANSRPRQVAQGRTGHFAVLRRSFLACGVGTHRAGEGRPAGVGGSPRQPLMLVSLSCVYVCVPRPALSGLKMCVSSSHDEAPVLSDKHLDVPNIIITPPTPTGVILPRDSRRAVWLEESGSGPEDGEADPEA, via the exons ATGGCTATGATTCGGACAGGTCTGGGTTCCGGTTCAAGGCCGGTTGGTTTCATCCATTCAGAGCCGTGTTTTGAATACCTACTGCGTGTCACACACCCAGGTCACAGTagtgaacaaagcaaagcaaactcACGCCCTCGCCAAGTTGCGCAGGGTCGGACGGGGCATTTCGCCGTCCTGAGGCGCAGTTTCCTCGCGTGTGGCGTGGGGACACACCGTGCTGGAGAAGGGCGGCCGGCAGGAGTGGGGGGCAGTCCCCGGCAGCCACTGATGCTTGTCTCTCTgtcgtgtgtgtacgtgtgtgttccACGGCCTGCCCTCTCAGGCTTAAAAATGTGTGTCAGCAGCAGCCACGATGAGGCCCCCGTCCTGAGCGACAAGCACCTGGATGTGCccaacatcatcatcaccccGCCGACCCCCACGGGCGTGATCCTGCCGAGGGACTCCCGGAGGGCAG TCTGGCTGGAGGAGTCAGGGTCGGGCCCGGAGGATggagaagcagaccctgaggccTGA
- the C20H16orf74 gene encoding uncharacterized protein C16orf74 homolog isoform X3: MCVSSSHDEAPVLSDKHLDVPNIIITPPTPTGVILPRDSRRAVWLEESGSGPEDGEADPEA; the protein is encoded by the exons ATGTGTGTCAGCAGCAGCCACGATGAGGCCCCCGTCCTGAGCGACAAGCACCTGGATGTGCccaacatcatcatcaccccGCCGACCCCCACGGGCGTGATCCTGCCGAGGGACTCCCGGAGGGCAG TCTGGCTGGAGGAGTCAGGGTCGGGCCCGGAGGATggagaagcagaccctgaggccTGA